GCGGCAGCCCTGCCCTCCTGAAATCGAGAGTGTGGGCTGAGTCATTGTGGCTGCAGAAGCTGACTGCCAGGGCTGGGCCGTGAGGGGTAACATTCCAgagccctctgccctctctgggagGGAGGGTAGGGAATGGAAGGGACACCTTTTCTTCTGACCCTGAGCTTTCCGTCCCGCCAAGGCCCGCTCTGTGGTCCCATGTCCCATAGGCCTGGGTTCTGACCTTTGCTCCGTGGCCACATCCCGATGCTTTGGAGTCCAGTTACCCTCCTGACCACTGGGGTTGGACTTCAGTTTTCCTCGACTGGGCTCAGCCATGCCCCCTGCCCACCTCGCTGACTTTACCTGTCCTCACAGTGTCGGGCGCCCTAAGCACATGCGGGTGATGGCTGGAGCCCTGGAGGGGGACCTCTTCATCGGACCAAAAGCAGAGGTAATACCTGTGGAGCCTACCTTTGCCTGGGTTTGGGGTCCTCATAGTCCCGGGAGCATTGGCTGGTGGTCAGAGCAGTACCGCTGTTCTCTGGGGCCGTCTGCTGGGTGCCCTCCTGGGCTCTCTAGGCTCCAGCTCTGAAGTACTGTGCCGTGGAACCTTGGCTCTGTGAGATGGAGCCGTGGTTCCTGGATGGAAACAGACCACTTCATGCCCTATCTTTTAGAAGCTACTTGGAAGCTACAGGGAAAGAACTGATTAAAAAGTGACTTACGAGTCTGAATCACCTGGATTTGATGACTGATCCAAATGAGAGCTGTGGGGGCCACCTCTTGTGTTCTAGCTGGGGTGACTTGCCAGGGGGCTGCATGGCCAGATGAGGCCCTCAGAGGAGGAGCAAATGTTGGGAGGCCAGGAAATAACATACAAGTGCAGTTTAGGCACCTGGGGAACACAGTGTGGGGTGCTGGGGTCTGGCAGGCCTGAGCTGGAGGTGCAGGCATGGGGCTCCTTGGAGATGGGGTGAGTGGGATCCACAGCTATGGGTGAGAGGCCCAGGCGTTTGGTGAGAAGGGGCATGCTATGGGGGGACATCAAAGGGCAGCTCCCTGCGAGAGACCTGAGCACTGGCTGAAGAATTGGGAGGAGCGGTAGGCACAAGTGACCGCAGGAGGAGACTGTATTGGGTCAGCCACGAGGAGGCTGGTGCTGACAGCAGTAACCGTGAAGTGGAGATGGAAGCTGGGCAGTGTgtgaggagagaagggggagcATATGCTGGCAGTGAGGATAGAGAAGCCCAGGAAGCCtggccaggggaggagggggaggactGTAGGATGGGAGGGAGCACATCGCCACCCTCTCTGGTCCCTGGCCTGTTGAAGCTGGCTGGGCTCAGAGCCTGAGAAGCTGTTGGACCGGTGAGCTAGTGCTGACTGAGTTCAGGACCTGCCATAGGCATGGGGACACCCAGTAAGCAGCAGTGGTTCTCTTCAGGGCAGATGAAGGGGCAGCTTCCAGGAAGGCAGAAAGCAGTTGCTGAGTGAGGGGCCTGGTGCTACAGCTggccttcccccctcctccccaggagcaCCGGGGTCTGCTGGCCATCCGCTACCCCATGGAGCACGGTGTGGTGCGAGACTGGAACGACATGGAGCGCATCTGGCAGTACGTCTACTCCAAGGATCAGCTGCAGACCTTCTCGGAGGAGGTGTGGCGGCGGCCCCTCCCGCCGGTTCTCAGTTCCCAGCCGCATCCTCTCCCTGCTCCGCTTCCTTCCTGGTCAGGCTTCCATGTTTCCTCTGTGTTTCGTTAGGGCCTGCTGCCTCTTCATTGTGTGCACGTGGGTACTGCCAAGCAGAGTTTTCCAGAGAGAGCTGGATCTTTGGAAGAGTCCCTGCTGGCAGATAACAGGATAGTGCCCTCGGGAAGGATAGCGGGCTACAACTATGTGTGCTCCCAGCGGGGTTTTGGCTctctgaaaagatctttttagGGCCTAGCATGTTGCCTTTGCACATTCCCACAACTCTGGCATCTCTCATAGCATCCTGTTCTTCTAACGGAAGCTCCGCTCAACCCAAGCAAGAACCGGGAGAAGGCAGCAGAGGTGTTTTTTGAGACCTTCAATGTGCCTGCCCTGTTTATCTCCATGCAGGCCGTGCTCAGCCTGTGAGTGGTCCCTAAGCCCTGGGGTCCCCTGAGTCCCCATCCTCCCCATGGCCATGCTCCTGCTTGAAGTGACCAGCTGTCCAACTTGTCTGTAGAAAAAGCCCCCTGATGACTTTTCCTTTAGGGACTTCTCGTGTCCCTTTTTCAGACCAGATAATGCAAATGTCCCAGGGTCCCTTCCAGGGGTGAGGAGGTCCCCGTGCCTTGATGGCTGAGGTGAAGGGATGCTGACCTGGTAACAGGTACGCAACAGGACGCACGACAGGAGTGGTTTTAGACTCGGGGGACGGGGTCACTCACGCTGTCCCCATCTACGAGGGCTTTGCCATGCCACACTCCATCATGCGGGTGGACATTGCCGGCCGCGACGTCTCCCGCTATCTCCGGCTACTGCTACGCAAAGAGGGAGTTGACTTTCACACCTCAGCTGAGTTTGAGGTTGTCCGGACCATCAAAGAGGTGACAAAGGGCAGGAAGGCGTGGAGATGATGTGGGTTGGGGATAGGGGGTGGCGGGACCAAGGCATGAGGTTGAGCCTGGGGTGCGGGTGTCTTGGTTGCAGCCTTCTGAGGGCTGTGTCCCTGCCCATTGCAGCGAGCCTGCTACCTGTCCATCAACCCGCAGAAGGATGAGGCTCTGGAGACAGAGAAGGTGCAGTACACCTTGCCGGACGGCAGCACCCTGGATGTAAGTTGCCAGGCGTGGCGCTGGGTGGCAGCGGTGATGCTGGgacctggaggaggaagaggcctgTCTGCCTCAATCTTGTGTTCCAAAGGTGGGGCCAGCGCGATTCCGGGCCCCCGAGCTGCTCTTCCAGCCGGACCTGATAGGGGATGAGAGTGAGGGACTCCATGAGGTGCTGGCCTTCGCCATCCACAAGTCCGACATGGACCTTCGCCGGACGCTGTTTGCCAACATCGTGCTTTCGGGTGGCTCCACACTTTTCAAAGGTACCGTGGTTTGGAAGATGGTGGTAAGACTTCAGAGGCCAAGGGCAGCTGGACCCTCAGACTGCACCCCACTCCCTGCAGCCTGGGACATGGCCCATTTTCTATTGGCTTTTTGGTGGTCAgtgagcatttttttcttttaagagagatttaaaattaaattttatttactttgtaaatAGGTGATACATTTACATGAGGTCTAAAATGTATTAGATGGAGTCTTCTCCACCATCCTAGGCACCTGGTCCCCTCGTTGTCACAGGACTATCAGTGTCTCTGGTGTGTTCTCAGCAGCGTCTCTGTGCATATAAGCAAATGTGCATTTCCCCCCTTCCTTTTTTACACAGATTGTAGTGTTTTATACAGGTTCGTGTATTTCTCCCTTAGCCCCATATCTGGGAGCTCTTTCCCTATCAGTGTGAATTCTTTgatatggctgagtggtatttcACTGAATGTATGTGTCATTTAACCATTGCCCTGCTGATGGCCTTTGGGACGGTTTTAATCATTTCCAATCACAAAGATGCTGCAATCGATGACCTCATTCATTGTCATTTCGCATGATGGGAATACACCTAAAAGATAAGTCTAGGGGTAGAATTGCTGACTCAGAGGGTGGGCGTGTGCTTTTGGTATTTGGTAGATCCTGCCTGAGAAGTTGTGCCTCTTACACCCTACCAGTTAGGGATGTGAGTCCCCCACGCCTCCCACCGCTGTGTGATCTTTGCCCATCTGGTGGGGTGAAATGGCAAGCATTTTCTCTGGATTTGCTGTTTGCCTTTGGAGTGTTGGGTGAGGCGGAGGGTAGGGGTCAGGCAGAGCTGTGGGCCTTGGGTTCCATCTCACGTTGCCTCCGAGGAAGCTGGGCCCTGCAGGCACAGTGCTGATCTTTTCTGCCCTTGGAGTGGCTTGTGCCCGCCTATAATCCCGGGGAGAATTGCTGAAGAAGGGCCGTAGCAGCTGGGGCACCTGAGGTCGGATACGGGAGAATAGTGGGAAGAGGATCAGATGTGGACCCTGGGTTCAGCTAGCTTGTGTTCACAGGTTTCGGCGACCGATTACTAAGTGAAGTGAAGAAGCTTGCCCCAAAAGATGTCAAAATCAAGGTGAGGTTACGAGGAGTCCCTGTGTGTCCTGGGGGTGCTGGGCAACCTTGACCCTGGGAGGAAAGGGCAAGTGCTGCCTCTAGACGCCCTCTCACTCACAGCGCAGCCTGCTTCTCCCCATTCAGCTGTTCCCACTGCTCCCAGCTGATGCACTTGCTGTCTGGCCTCAGGCCCTGGCAGAAAGGCCCCCAAGGCTGGGACaggggctgctgtgtggggacggGACAGTTACATTGCCACTTGCTCCTCTAGATCTCCGCCCCTCAGGAACGGCTGTACTCCACGTGGATCGGGTGAGGCAGGGTTCACGGGGAGGGCTCTGGGAGGAGACCATTTTGCCCTGGACACTTCTCCCAGGGTTGGCCCAGGACAGGTGGAGGTGGGTGGATTTCCCTCCCAGGTAAGGGAAatggagctctgactgcccagaGAGGGCGGTTGGCTCAGGCCTCAGGTCCACAAGAATGCTATCCCTCCCTCCTCACAGTGGCTCCATCCTGGCCTCCCTGGACACTTTTAAGAAGATGTGGGTATCCAAAAAGGAGTATGAAGAGGATGGCTCCCGAGCTATTCATCGTAAAACCTTCTAGTGCCCAAGGAGGAGCATGTAGCATCTTGGGAGAATGGGAGAAGAGGGGAGCCAGAGTCCTTAACCATTCTGGTTTGGGCTCACCTGCTAGGCCTTAGGGTCCCCTGCATGCCCTGAACCCTGGGCAGGTGGTGCAGTGGTGCTTCCCTGCAGCCCTCCCctccacactcacacacacacgaaaacATTTAGCTGCATGGATGGGAGTCTTGAGCTAGAATATAGGAATTGAAGAGCCCAGCTTTGGGTTGTTCTGGGGTCCCCCTTGGCAGTGCCATTAGGCCTATGGTTCCTTGCTCTGGCTCTCAGGGCTGCTTCTCCAAGGGTGAAGGCCAGACGCCCAAAGGCCCCCATTTCCTCCCACAGGATCCCTCTCAGGGCCAGAGTGCCTGGATGCCTGTGTAACTAGCCTTGCGgcgtggggtggaggaggggcagccaACAGCTCCCCTGGTACACCATTGCCTCTTATGCCACCTCCTCTGCCTGACCCGACGGGGTAGCCCAGAGGGTGACACCTAGGCATCCCTGACCTTTCACACTGTCCTTCTGTCTTCCTGGGTGGATGCCTTGGTGTAAACTGAGGGCTGGGCAGTCTTCCATCCCCAGTGAGGGGGTCTAACCCAGGGTCAGACCCCTTGGAGCCAGGGCAGAGGATGCACGGGGTTCAGGCAGCCTCAGTTTGTTGTGCTCTCCCCTTCAAAGCACTTCATGGACTTGCCGCTCCCTCTCCTTTACCACAGTACCCTGGATGGGAAAGGGTCAATGGCTTCATTTGTGAAGGAGAAGCCACTTCATCAGGAGTCAGACCTAGAGGCTGGGAGGGGGACACATTCCTTCTCCCAGCTCTCCCACAAAAGAGGTCTTCACTTAGCCTGTGGCCAGGACCCTCACCTCCCTCACCCAGATATGTACAATAATTTAACACAGTTGCCtgaaaaaaactttttgtaaatCATTATAGTAATAATTATGGACAAGGCCTGGTGTGTGGCTATTTTTTCATGGTTTCTCCTGCTGTTGTTTGCTCATCCATCCTTGGAGACTTTGAGAGAAAGGACCAGCAAGGACGCACCTGGCACTGGCTCCAGCTCAGAAGCCTGAAGGTTTCAGTGCTTGGCAGGGTAAAGTGGCACAGgaggccccaggaggctgggctcTCAACCTGGTGGCAGAATTCCCCAGCCTCATTATCTGCTTCCTGAAATCCACTGGGAGCAGAGAACttggaaacaaagaacaaagctgcttTCCTCTCCCTTATCCCTGGACAGAGCCTTGTGGCAGGCGGGCATCCACATCCTCACCTGTGCTTTTGAGTACTTCTGCCCGGCTCAGACGTGCCTAAGGCCGACAGACCAACAGTGATGTAGGCTCAGAGTTCAGACAGGTCAGGAAGGAGAGTGATGGGGAGATGGACAAGGCTGTTGATGAGCTGGGCTGAAGGAAGGGGTGGAGCAGCAAGGAGAGGAAGGGCAGTGgatgcagagggagcagggagaaatGGGAGTTGGGAGAGTGTCTGccctttccttctttgtcaaTCATTTGAACACCTGCAGTATGTCCAGGAGGGTGCTATGTGTTTGGGGCCAATGGTAAACAAGACATATCTGTCTCCAAAAATGTACAGGTCAAGGGAGGAAGATAAACGGGTCATTTTGGTACAAAGGTTGGGGGGCCAAGAGAAGGGGTATTTAACCCAGCCAGGGAGGCAGGCTAATTTGCCCGGGGCCCGGAGAGGTTAGCCAGGTAGAGGAGGGTCTTCCAGGCAGGGGGTCCCTTGGGACTGGAGAGAAGGGCATGGACCTGTGTGATGCCAAGTTAGCATGGAAAGGTAAGTGGTCTCCCCTGGCTATGAGGCAAGATAAACCAGAAAGGTAGATTGGGACCAGCATGTGGAGGGCCTTGAAAGGGTTTTTAACTGTGTCCTGGGTGATGGCCAGCCAGCCATGGGAGGATGGTTATAGCTGTGTGTCAAAGGCAGTTGGAGTTGGTGGGGCTGAGGAACAGCCCAGAACTGAGGAGACCAGGTAGGAAGGGAGAGATGACTGAGTCAGGCCTGACTTTGAGGGCATTTTGTGAGGCTTTGTGGTCATAGAGCAGTTAGGCATGTACCTGCCCTCAACAGGGGAAACAATTTATAGAGAACCCTTTGTTAGGGGTTCTGTTCATGGTACCACCTTCTCCCAACCACACAGGTTTGGAGCCTTGTTGCTGTGACTCCTCCCTCTTGCTTACCTTCTCCACATTCTGTCGGTTACCCAGTCCTGTTGGTTCCTCTGCCTGTACTTTTCCTGCCTGTCATTTCTTTTCACGGTGGCCACTATATCCCAGCTCATGACCACAGCTCCATTCTCCCCACCCACTCCATTTGCTCTTGGATCTAAAGCCCAGGTAGCTttggttctgccacttcctaaTCCAAACCATCAAGCGGTTCTCCACTGCCTGGTGAAATAAAACTGAATGATGTGATGCTGGTGAAATCACCTTCATGAACTACATGTTGGTGCATTTAATTCTGGCCCTTTGGGGTCTGTTCCTTCTGTTTTAGGCTTATGTATCGTCATGGCCTGCTTTGCCTGCCGGCCTCTAtgcatgctgttctctctgctggAAATGAGTGTCAAAATCCCATCCTTTAACGCCAAGCATGATGCAACATACTCCCTACTCCTCTCTCTTCCAGCAGGGATGGTATGGTTACAGAACTCTGGCCctgccaggtttctcactgttggagaaaaGCCACAGATGAGAAGGTGGTAAGGTTAGAATGAACCTTGTGGTATTGGACTGGGATGGGAGGTATGGACTCATGGTTTTTCATATAAATACAGATAGATAGTGAAATAAATATGCATCTGTGTATGAGTGCTAGGGttagaaatatatgtgtatatttgctAGCCCTGTCTGCTGGGAGGGCCCAGAGGCAGTGACACCTCGGTAGCAATGAGCACATATAGtgtccagatcttggtttctaaataccgttcttcaataaaaggaaccagagctccttggagaaattcCAGATCTAgggcagagaaagaacaagatgagcctggaatatcttaTGGTACCACAAAGtaagtaagtgctcaaaaaagagGGGGGCTTCTCTAAAGGACCCAGGAACCAACTTGAAGGAGGGCCCAGTGGCCAAATCTGTAATGGATTATAAGccatagaataaaatatccaTAGTCCCTTCtgatataaataattgaataaatatgtaCATGGGGTAGAAGGGACAGTTCTTCCTTAGAAtcgaattccaattaataaatgtagaaggaataatggaaaaagaaaatcaccattaggcaAACACCATAGTAGTGATTGTTGCAGGCAAAAATTAGCAAGCAAAAATAAGGACATTTGCATTGCCTCAAACTATCTCCCCACAATACTTACtaactacaaaaggaaaaacaataacttTCTGGTGGATAAACCTAGTGGATACTACTTTAACCCCATGATCCAAGTTTACATCCCCAGTAGTAAGTCACTATCTCTTGATACAATGCACTGAGAGGGCCCAATGTCACCTGTTTTTTTCCTGCGTAGCCTCACTGTAGCCAGGAACAGACAGGCAAACTCAGACTGTGGGCATTCTACAACTTAATGGACCGATGCTCTTGTTCAAAAGGGACAGTTCTTGAAGACAGACTGAGCAACTGTCACAGATTGCAGACTGAGATATGACAGCACAATGCAATGCGAGATCCTGGATTGGAAAAGGACCTCACTGGGAAACCCAGCAAAATTAGTGAATAGCACTATCAATATGAATCTCCTGGTTTCAGTCATCTCATGTCAttaacaggggaaactgggtgaagagtAAATAGGAACTCTGCTATTTTtgcaaactttctgtaaatctaaaactatttcccaataaaaagggagaaaaaagagctCAGGCTGAAGCTACCTGGTCTGGATTTACAATCCTGCCACCACAGCTAACTAGCTGCATAATCCTGAGCTCTTCCAGGGTTGGCCCATCTCTAACATGGggtgataataatagcacctacctcatgggTTTACAGACAGCCTGGAAGATGAGCCTGGGACATTTTGTGCCAGAaaagaagtgctcaaagaatgatagAGACACATCAAAAGGCCACAGGAACCAGCATGAAGAAGCTCCCACTGGACAAGTTTGGTTAAACATCAAAAACTAAATAATGGCAGTTATGAAATATAATCCACTGCATACAATAAGAAagcatgagtccatactgatataaattaataaactgaaaGTTCAAAGAGGAATAGGGTATTGGCATCTCAAAGTACTGCCCCCTAAGACACTTATTCATAATTAAGgagtaacttcacagtggaggAGCCTGGCAGACATTAGCTTAATCAAATGATCAAAGTGAACCCCATCAGCAGTGGCACAAACTGACGACGTGCCTTCTGAGAAGGTGCAGCACCACCTCGTGGTACTCCTACCCAAGGTGCATAACCTGAATCCCATCAAGagggaaacatcagacaaactcaaggTGTTGGTGAATTTTCAAgagtcaaggaaagactgaggaactgttccagactGGAGATGAAAGGGACATGACAACTAAAGGCAACACGTGGTTCTGAACTGgatccttttgctataaaggatGTTATAGGAACATTTGGCAAAACTTGAGTAaggtatgaggattaaatggtaGACATGTATCAATtgtaatttcctgattttgatggtcATATTGTAGGTACTTAAGACAATGTCTTTGCAAGAAATACACACTCAAGTGTGAGGGGGCATCAGATCAGCAACTTACACTCAAGtagttccagaaaaaaaagttcttattCTGTACATGCAGATTGTTTAATACCATTAGAGTGAGGCCTGTATTCTTCCCTAGTCAGGGGAGATGGGATCCAATTTCTAAACTGCTAAGTGGCCAAAGGTTCAGATGAAGCCCACTTCTACGCAAAAAGCAAAGGCTTGGTGCTCCTAGTGGGGGACATTACATTTCCTCTGTGCCCCTGGGGCTCCCAGTTACCAAGAGGCAAGGAAAAGAGCTACTCATAGTAAGTGGTTAGCCCAAGACAgaggttctcagccttggctgcagtggaaatcacctggagagctttactgttctgatgcctgggtcccacccccagagactGCTTAATGGTCTGGGTGTGATCTGGGCGTTGGGAGTTGTAATCcatccccaagtgattctaatgtgcagctgaATTTGAGACCCACTAACTTAGGAGGCAGGAGTTAGCCGATCTATTGCTGCAGTAATAAATTATTgcacacttagtggcttaaagcaacacaattATAGTTCTATACAAGTCCAACACTGGTCTCActgagctgaaatcaaggtgtcagcggggCTGCAGTTCTTTCTGGAGACTAGGGTGGaatcatttccttgcctttctcagcttctagaggctagctgcattccttggcctgtggcccccttcttccatcttcaaaccaACATGgcatctctctgaccattcttccagtcacatctccctctgacttcttCAGCCGCCCTTGTGATTACTGGGCCCACTGGATGactcaggataatctccctattttaaggtcagctgattagcaaccttaattcccttttACTCCGTGACCATTAGGTTCTAGGATTAGGACATGAACATCTTTAGGGGGCTGTTATTCTGCCTACCAGTCTGGAAATGTActggagatttttctttctttagagaattggttacaattttaaaaaagacaaagaaggggggcttagagatggaggaggagaagacagaccAGATTAGTGATGTAGGGGGTCAAAAGCTTACCCTAAGCAGAGTTTTGATTGGAAAGGGAAGCAGTGAAAAAGAAGGAATGCAGGAGGCATTCAGAGCAGAGCACCAGAGCAGCCTTCATGATAAAGTTATTGGGAAACTCACCTGGAACAGCACTGAAGGTGGGAGTGGTATGGGCAGATTAAATAGATGGCTATCTAGGGTGTTCCTCTCCCAAAGGGAAGGGCCTTGAATGGCAGATAAATGCCTGGGCATTTCCTGGAAATGAGAGAATGACAGACAGCAAGGAATGGAGGCAGCAGCTTTGACTCTAAGAGCAGGTAAGGCAAGACTAGGGGAAAGGGCTTTTCTCTTCACCTCTCATCATCAGTTCAAGTGAAAGAGCTAGTTCGAACCAATTTTGTGGAGACAGTAACTAAAGCCACCTCTGTGGCTAATCCCAACACAAAATGCAAAGGTACtagttccattttacaaatatttttgagaagttAATTGTCCAAGGTGTTAACACGTACAAAGTGGctgaattggattttttttctctttccccctcaactctgtttgtttgttttttattatagtcaagttcaaacacacaaaagtagaaacaatgaCCCCTCTTGTACCTGGCTACAATGGACCaacttctctctcccccttcttcccACTGTTTTAAAGCTAATCCCAGTCATAGGTCACCTCTAAGAACctcagtatgtatctctaaagcattaaaaaaacctAATTTCATTAACACatctaaaatttaataaatcCCTAAATATTGCACGTCCAGagttcaatttcttctttttttttaccgTTGGTTTTTCGCATCAAGATCCAAAGTCCCTGCATTGTTCTTGGTTGGTATCTCCCTCATGTCCATTTCACTTGATAGGTTCTACCTTTTTTTTCTCCATGcaatttatttgaagaaactcGTCATTGGTTTCTGGAATTGTCCCATATTCTAGATTTTGCTGATGGTATCCCCATGAACCATGAACCACTTTAAAGTCTCTGAAACTCTCCTCACAAGGGCACTGTGTTTATAATAATACCGTGAGGACCTACCATCTGCCAGGCTCTTTATGTGTTATTATTACTTCTAACACCTCAGAacgtatttatctttttttggtaGATGTAACCTACCCTCAGAGAGCATGCCCCCAGTGGCAAAGTTAAATGAGGGAGCCACTATTACAAGTCCAGTCAACCTGACACCACACCCACACCTTCCCCATTCCAGGTGGTCCCAATCATTGTATTATAAGATTGTCAATCTCAGTGTACGCAACTGGATGACAAGCCAATATTCACGGATAGCTATTCCCAATATAAGAATCATCCTTGCCTCCccaaaaatacaggaaagaaagaagatcaGCCAACTGTGGGAGAAGGAGCCAATGCAATGGCTAGTCTTTACTGGAAAGAAGAAACTTTATAGCACATTTTGAGTAAGTTAGTGCAAAGATTCAGTGGGCCAGCTGGTGGGGCACCAGCTTGTAATGGGCTCCACAGCTAGGGCACCGCTGGGTCTCGCCTTTGTGCAGCCAGAACCAGATGACAGCACTGTTGTCTTCTTCACCTGAAAGGAAAAAGGTGGTTGAAGGTCATCCAGCCTAGAAGGGGAGACTTTCAATATTAATCTCATCCTCAGCCACCTCTGAGACACAAAGTTATGGCTGACATCTTAAGGAATCAGTTCAAGCTCTCCTCACCacttttcagataaagaaactgaggccctaagTTTACCTGTGAGTAAACTGACCTCATATCAGAGTCACTATAGTTCTAACAGTTCCCCTGCATATGTAGAATCCCAAAGCAGAGTCCATTCTGGTATATATTCCTAATGCCTAAAACGGTCTCTGGCAAAGAGGAagtacagtaaatattttctggatGAGCACTCCTTCATGCTGCATCTCCAATGAGCCAGTATTAAAGACAGTCTATGTCTCTTTACAGTAAGGATGACCTACTCAGGCTAATGAGGCTTGACTGCCAGGACCCTTAGAATAACTCATTTACACACATATCCTCTTTATACACATAAACAAAAGATTTGAAGCAGCTTGTAGACATCCTGTATAGTAggatatattaaataaatgaatagggaAACAGTGGTGAGGTACTTACAGATGCAGCCCACTATCCGCTTGTTGGTGATGGAGGGGACTAAATTAGGGTCTTCCTTGGTGCCTGAAGCTGCC
This genomic interval from Equus quagga isolate Etosha38 chromosome 5, UCLA_HA_Equagga_1.0, whole genome shotgun sequence contains the following:
- the ACTR1B gene encoding beta-centractin; the encoded protein is MESYDIIANQPVVVDNGSGVIKAGFAGDQIPKYCFPNYVGRPKHMRVMAGALEGDLFIGPKAEEHRGLLAIRYPMEHGVVRDWNDMERIWQYVYSKDQLQTFSEEHPVLLTEAPLNPSKNREKAAEVFFETFNVPALFISMQAVLSLYATGRTTGVVLDSGDGVTHAVPIYEGFAMPHSIMRVDIAGRDVSRYLRLLLRKEGVDFHTSAEFEVVRTIKERACYLSINPQKDEALETEKVQYTLPDGSTLDVGPARFRAPELLFQPDLIGDESEGLHEVLAFAIHKSDMDLRRTLFANIVLSGGSTLFKGFGDRLLSEVKKLAPKDVKIKISAPQERLYSTWIGGSILASLDTFKKMWVSKKEYEEDGSRAIHRKTF